In the Sandaracinus amylolyticus genome, TCGAGCGACGCGCGCTCCGTGAGCTCGAGCACCACCTGCCGCGCGACCCGCGAGAGCGGCGAGGCGGGATCGAAGAGATCGGGATCGGCGAGATCGGACGGATGGAGGTTCACGAAGATCGCGGTCGCGCGCGGTGCGTCCTCGAGCTGCGCGGCGACGATGTTGCGCACGCGGCGCCCGAGCGTGTGCAGCATGCCGAGCTTCTCGGCCGCATCGATCACCGACATCGGCGTCGTCAGCGTGGGCTCGGTCGAGCGCATCAGCGCCTCGTACCCGACGGTCTCGCGGGTCGTGCACGAGACGATGGGCTGGTACGCGACGCGCAGCGTCTTGAGGGCGCGACGCAGCGCCTGGTCGAGCCGCGCGCGATCGTCGCCGCGCCGGGCGCGCGCGAGCGAGCGCAGGTGCGCGGCCTCGAGCACCGCCTTGCGCAGCACGTCGGGCGAGAGCGGCTTCGTGAGATAGCGGAACGCGCCGAGCTCGACCGCCTTCGCCGCGGTCTCGACCGAGGGCGCGCCGGTGATCTGGATCACCGGCAGATCGAGATCGCGCGCGCGCACCGCGCGGAGGAGCTCGGTGCCGCTCATCCCCGCCATCGCGAGGTCGGAGACGACGACGTCGTACTCGTTGGTCTCGAGCGCGCGCAGCGCGGTCGTCGCGTCGTGCAGCACCGAGACGTCGGCGCCGGTGCCCGAGACCACGCGCGCGAGCGCTGCTGCGACGGCGGGCTCGTCGTCCACGATCAAGACGCGAGGAGCGCTCGAGCGAGGTGATTCGTCGACGCCACGCACGATCGAGGGTGCGGTGTCTTTCATCCGCGAGCGCATCGAGAGCCTTTCGGAACGGCGGCGGACAACGGAGATGCGTGGGGCTCGGAGGTGCGAAGACGAGGACTGCGCCCGGAGCGGACGCGAGAGGGGTCAGCCTAACGCCAGGTCCGGTACGGAAGCGAGCACGAGATCGCGCGCACCCACGGTATCTAGGGTCCATGAGAGCCACGACGACGTGCGCCCACACGGACGCCTCGTCCGTGTGGGCTTCACCTCGACGATCTTCGCGATCACGCGCTCGGGGAGCCCGGCGCGAGCGTCACGCGGCTCGGGCGTAGCGCGACACGATCAGCGTCGCGTTGGTCCCGCCGAACCCGAACGCGTTGGACAGCGCGTGCTCCACGCGCATCTCGCGCGCGACGTTCGACACCACGTCGAGCGCGATCTCGGGATCGAGCTCTTCGACGTTGATCGACGGAGGCACGACACCGCGCGCGACCGCGAGCGCAGCGACGATCAGCTCCACCGCGCCGGCCGCGCCGAGCATGTGGCCCGTCATGCTCTTCGTGCTGCTGACCGCGACACGCCGATCTCCGAGCGCGCGCACGATGCCGCGCGCCTCCGCGAGATCGCCCGCGGGCGTCGAGGTCGCGTGGGCGTTGACGTAGTCGATCGCGCCCTCGGAGAGCGATGCGTCCTCGAGCGCCATGCGCATCGAGCGCGCACAGCCGTCTCCGTCGGGGCTCGGCTGCGCCACGTGGAACGCGTCGCTCGACGCGCCGTAGCCCGAGAGCTCCGCGTAGATGCGCGCGCCGCGCCCGCGAGCGCGCGCTTCGGACTCCAGCACCACGACGCCCGCGCCCTCGCCGCACACGAAGCCATCGCGCGCACGATCGAAGGGCCGGCTCGCGCGCCGAGGATCGCCGGCGTGGCGAGAGAGCGCGCGCATCGCCTCGAACCCGCCGATCCCGACCGGCGTGATCACCGCCTCGGCGCCCCCGGCGATCATCACGTCGGCGCGACCACGACGGATCCACTCCGCGGCCTCGCCGATCGCGTGCGCACCGGTCGCGCAGGCGCTCGTCGTCGAGTAGCTCGGCCCGCGCAGCCCGTGCGCGATCGAGATCTGTCCCGCCGCGAGGTTCGCGCAGACCGCGGGGATCGTGTACGGGCTCACGCGCGACGGGCCCTTGTCGCGGATCTTGTGGGTGGTGCGCTCGATCGTCTCGAGCCCGCCCATGCCGACGCCGACGATGCAGCCCGCGCGCGTCTGCTCGTGCTCGCTCAGCGCGAGCTCCGCGTCCGCGATCGCCTGGCCCGCGGCGACGATCGCGAGCTCCGAGAAGCGATCGAGCTCTTTGACGAGCTTGCGCGACATGTGGCGCGTCGCGTCCCAGTCCTTCACCTCGCACGCGAAGCGCGTCTCGAACGCGCTGGCGTCGAAGCGCGTGATCGGCGCGGCGCCGCTCGCTCCCTCGAGCATCGCGCGCCAGGTGGCGTGCGCGTCGTGCGCGAGCGGCGTGACCGCGCCGATCCCGGTGATGACGACCTTGGTACGGCTCATCTCAAACGCGCTCGACGATCGTCGCGATGCCCTGACCGCCGCCGATGCACATCGTCACGAGCGCGGTCTGCAGATCGCGTCGCTCGAGCTCGTCGATCGCGGTGCCGAGCAGCATCGCGCCGGTCGCGCCGAGCGGGTGACCGAGCGCGATCGCACCGCCGTTCACGTTCACGCGATCGGGAGGAATGTCGAGCGTGCGCGTGGTCTCGAGCACCACCGCGGCGAAGGCCTCGTTGATCTCCCAGAGATCGATGTCGCGCGTGGTCATGCCGGCGCGGCGCAGCGCCTTCTGGCTCGCAGGCGCGGGCGCGGTGAGCATCAGCACCGGGTCGCTGCCGATCGTCGCCATCGCGCGGATGCGGGCGCGCGGCTTGATCGCGTGCTCCTTCACGTAGCGATCGGACGCGAGCACCACCGCGGCCGCGCCGTCGGCGAGACCGCTCGAGTTGCCCGCGGTGTGCAGGTGACGGATCGCGTCGATGCGGGGCTGGGTCGCGAGCGCGATCTGGTCGAGGGTCTCGCCCTTCGGGCCCACCACCGCGGCGCCGAGATGCACGAACGAGGGCGGCAGCGCGCCCAGCCCCGCGAGCGTGGTGTCGGGGCGCGGGCTCTCGTCGCGCTCGAGCACGACGACGCCGCGCGCGGGATCGATCACCGGCACGATCGAGCGCGCGAAGCGGTGCTCCTCGATCGCGCGCGACGCGTTGATCTGGGAGCGCAGCGCGAGCCCGTCGACGTCCTCGCGCGAGAAGCCCTCGAGCGTCGCGATCAGATCCGCGCTGATGCCCTGGGGCACCTGGAACACGCGCTCGCGCAGCGTCTGGTTGCCGCCGTCCTGACCTCCGCCGTCGGAGCCCATCGGCACCCGCGACATGCTCTCGACGCCGCCTGCGACCACGAGATCCTGGGCGCCCGACGCGACCGCCATCGCGCCGAAGTGAACCGTCTGCAGGCCCGACGCGCAGAACCGATTCACCGAAGCGCCCGTGACCTCGATCGGCCAGCCGGCCGCGAGCACCGCGTTGCGCGCGACGTTCGCGCCCTGCTCGCCGACCTGCGAGACCGCGCCGACGAGGACGTCGTCGACCTCCTTCGCGGAGAGCCCCCTCGCTTCGAGGGCGCGCAGCACCTGCGCGAAGAGCTCTTGCGGGTGGATGCCCGAGAGCGCGCCCTTGCCTGCCTTGCCCCGACCGCGCGGCGTGCGGACGGCGTCGATGATCCAGCTGTTGGTCATGGCCTCTCTCCTGATGCGAACGTTCGTTCTATTATTTGGCCGCACGAGGACCTGCGACGGAATGCGACGCATCGCCGGTCCGGCGTGAGCAACGATCGAAGGTGGTGTTCCGGGGAAACGACCGAGTGACCTCATCGCGAGGCCACACGCGATCGATGTGTCGACAAAACAGTACGACCGTTCGCTTTTGTGCGCAAGGGAAGAGAAGGAATTCACCGATCGCCGAGCGGCGATCGACTACCGCGTGAACGACTCGACGGGCCGGTACTCGGTCTTGCGCCCCCCGAGGTGACGCGCGAGCCAGCGCTCGCGCCGTGCGCGCGCGACCCGATCGCTGATCGCCTCGGCGCCCGGCACGTTCCGCCGCGCGGTCTCGAGCGCGAGCACGAAGGGCGCGAGCGCGAGCGGCGCGAGCGCGAACACCCCGGCCGGGGGCAGACCGTTGTGTCGATAGATCGGCGCGGGGAGGAAGAAGCGCGTGTAGCCGAGGTGCACGCGGTGCTCGAGCTCGCCGCGCATGCGCGCGAAGAACGATCCGTCGCCCTCGGGCGCGAACGCGCTGGCGTACGAGCGACACAGCATCTTGCCGTCCTCGCCCGCGCGGCGCGCCGACTTCACGAAGGTCACGAACGAGAGCTGCGCCGCCTCGCGCATCGACGACGGATACCAGCGCGGTCGCACGCCCATGAGGTGCCCGACGTAGCGCCAGAAGTGCATCGTCGCCTCGATCTCGCGCACGCTGGTCCGATAACCCATCGCGTGCATCGCGAGGCCGGGGCCGAAGCTCCCGCCCATCAGCGTGAGCAGCGCGTCGGCCTGGCTGATCGGGACGCCCCACGCGTGGAGATCCCACTCCGGATGCGCGAGCAGTCGCTGCCGCACGAACACGTGCATCATGCGCACGCGCATCGCGGACAGGCGTCCCGGTGCGCCGGGCCGCAACCCTCCGGGGTCCGACACCGCGATCCAGAACGCGGCGGTCTCGAGGAACCGATGCTTCGTCGACGCGCCTGCGTACGCGCCGGTCAGCGCGAGCGGCTTCGCGACCGAGCTCTCGGAGTACGCGGCGAGCGTGATCGCGCCCGCGAAGCGGAAGACGTCGGTGCTCCACCGCCGGAACACGCGCGCGCCCTGCTCGACGAGGTCCCAGTCGACCCACTCGGGGTCGTGCTCCACGTCGTCGAGCAGACGCACCAGCGACGCGGGCGCGCCCTCGACGCTCGCGACGCCGTGGGCGAGCGCGCGCTCGAGCATCTCGCGACCGACGGCGGTGCCGCGGCGGAGATAGACCTCGTCGACGTACGCCTCGGCGAGGGGATCGGCGTCGTAGTACATCGACGCGAGCGCCCGCACGACCTCGTCGCTCGGCGCGGGATCGAACCCGAGCACGCGCTGGCCGAGCGCGCGCACGAGGCGCGGGAAACGTCGATCGAGGTTCTCCGCGTAGCGGAACTCGGTGGGGCGCCGATCGCTCACTGTCACGAGCGAGAGCGTACCCCCGGCGTCAACGCGATGGACGCGCGAGCGCGTCCTCGAGCGTCGCGGCGAGGATGCGCGCGACCTCGGCGCGCGCGCTGTCGCGCAGGTGCTCGTGCGGCTCGTTCGGCGGGTGATCGAACCACTCCGTGCGCTCGAAGTGCCTCGAGAGGTCGAGGTGCGGGCCCTCGTAGCCGTCGAGCACCGCGGCGATCGCGCCGAGGTTCTCCTCGATGCACGCGAGCTCGCGCGAGCCCACGAGCGCGCGCGCACCACCGACGTCCACCGGAGTCACGTACACCAGCACGACGAAGGGCAGCGACTCCGCGGCGCGCACGAGGCGCTCGAGATCGCGCATGCGCGGGCTGACGCGGACGTCGCCTGCATAACGCGCGACGTAGCGTGCGCGCCCCACCTCGCGCGGCGCGTCCCAGCCGAGGTCGCTGCGCTGCAGCTCGCGCATGCTGCCGAAGTCGTGCTCGCCGCAGATCACGTGCACACGCTCCGACGCCTCGGCGCTCGGCGCGCCCCACGTGAAGTCGAGCACCGCGGCGGCGCGCGCGAGGATCGGGTGCTCGTACATCGCGCCCTCGCGCGAGAACTGCCATCCCGGCTCGTGATCCCAGGTGCGCCCGAAGCTGCGCGGGTTGATCGGGACCACCACCGCGCGCGGTGCGCGCTCGCGGTGCGCGAGGAAGCGGAGCTGCGCGCCGTGGAGATCGGACGCGGTCGCGCCGCGGACCACCGCGGTCACGCTCTCGTGCTCGAGCTGGTCGTCGAGCATGGTCGCGAGGTCGCGGGTGTCGTCGTCGTCGCGCGCCACCGTCGCGACGACCGAGTCACCGAGCATCACCACGCTCGCGGTGCTCCGGCCGAGCCGCTCCATGCCCTGGACGGGAAGCTCCGGCAGGTACGAGGCCCAGCGCGCCGGGTGACGCTGGATCTCGCGCTCGAGGAACGTCACCGCACCGAGCGCGACCAGCGTGGTGAGCGCGACGCCGAGGGCGAAGCGGTAGGCGGCGATGCGGTGCTGCGGGATGGCGCGCATGGCGGTCAGAACTGGAAGTAGATGAAGGGCACGGTCTCGATCGGGCCGAGCGTCGCGATCGCGATCACACACGCGACGACGATCGCGAGACGGACGCCCCACGTCGCGTGGGGCAGCTCGAAGCCGTGCTGTCGCCCGCGCTGCAGCCACTCGACGACCAGCAGCAGCGGCACGCCCCACAGCAGCGGCTCGAGCACGCCCTCGGGCATCTGCTCGCGCACCACCGCCGTCGCCGCGCGCTCGATCACGGTGAGCGCACTTCGCACCGAGCTCGCGCGGAAGAAGACCCAGCCGAGGCACACCGCGTGGAACGTCGCGATCACCGCGAGAACGTCGCGCACCCGCGGGGTCGGCCGCCGACCGAGCGGCCACTCGAGGCGCTCGCTCGTGCGCCAGTGCGGCAGCGCCACCAAGAGGCCGTGGAACAAGCCCCACAGCACGAAGGTCCACGCCGCGCCGTGCCAGAGACCGCTCAGCGTGAACGTGATCAGCACGTTGCACGCGCGCCGGAACGGCGAGACGCGATTGCCTCCCAGCGGCAGATAGACGTAGTCGCGGAACCACGTCGAGAGCGAGATGTGCCACCGGCGCCAGAAGTCCGCGGGGCTCGTGGCGAAGTACGGGAGCGCGAAGTTGCGCGAGAGGTCGAACCCGAAGAGCCGCGCGCACCCGATCGCGATGTGCGAATAGCCCGCGAAGTCTCCGTAGATCTGGAACGCGAACGCGTACGTCGCGACGAGCAGCTGCCAGCCGCTCACCTGCGAGGGATCGCGATACGCCTGCTCGACGGTGCCCGCGAGCCGATCCGCGATGCAGACCTTGAGCACCAGCCCGTAGAGCATCTGCATCACGCCGTCGATCGCGGCATCGGTGCGGAACACCCGCGGCGCGAGCGCCTGCGGCAAGAGGTGCGACGCGCGCTCGATCGGGCCGGCGACGAGC is a window encoding:
- the fabF gene encoding beta-ketoacyl-ACP synthase II, producing the protein MSRTKVVITGIGAVTPLAHDAHATWRAMLEGASGAAPITRFDASAFETRFACEVKDWDATRHMSRKLVKELDRFSELAIVAAGQAIADAELALSEHEQTRAGCIVGVGMGGLETIERTTHKIRDKGPSRVSPYTIPAVCANLAAGQISIAHGLRGPSYSTTSACATGAHAIGEAAEWIRRGRADVMIAGGAEAVITPVGIGGFEAMRALSRHAGDPRRASRPFDRARDGFVCGEGAGVVVLESEARARGRGARIYAELSGYGASSDAFHVAQPSPDGDGCARSMRMALEDASLSEGAIDYVNAHATSTPAGDLAEARGIVRALGDRRVAVSSTKSMTGHMLGAAGAVELIVAALAVARGVVPPSINVEELDPEIALDVVSNVAREMRVEHALSNAFGFGGTNATLIVSRYARAA
- a CDS encoding acetyl-CoA C-acetyltransferase; this encodes MTNSWIIDAVRTPRGRGKAGKGALSGIHPQELFAQVLRALEARGLSAKEVDDVLVGAVSQVGEQGANVARNAVLAAGWPIEVTGASVNRFCASGLQTVHFGAMAVASGAQDLVVAGGVESMSRVPMGSDGGGQDGGNQTLRERVFQVPQGISADLIATLEGFSREDVDGLALRSQINASRAIEEHRFARSIVPVIDPARGVVVLERDESPRPDTTLAGLGALPPSFVHLGAAVVGPKGETLDQIALATQPRIDAIRHLHTAGNSSGLADGAAAVVLASDRYVKEHAIKPRARIRAMATIGSDPVLMLTAPAPASQKALRRAGMTTRDIDLWEINEAFAAVVLETTRTLDIPPDRVNVNGGAIALGHPLGATGAMLLGTAIDELERRDLQTALVTMCIGGGQGIATIVERV
- a CDS encoding MBOAT family O-acyltransferase, with product MTFDSIPFLIFLPIVYAVYWALPHRGQNAFIVAASYFFYAWWDWRFLGLLVATSLLDYAAALAIERGHRRRFWLGVSLFANLGMLGTFKYLDFGIESFATLLRSAGLEAHPATLGIVLPVGISFYTFQTLSYTIDVYRGELRATRDLPAFLAFVSFFPQLVAGPIERASHLLPQALAPRVFRTDAAIDGVMQMLYGLVLKVCIADRLAGTVEQAYRDPSQVSGWQLLVATYAFAFQIYGDFAGYSHIAIGCARLFGFDLSRNFALPYFATSPADFWRRWHISLSTWFRDYVYLPLGGNRVSPFRRACNVLITFTLSGLWHGAAWTFVLWGLFHGLLVALPHWRTSERLEWPLGRRPTPRVRDVLAVIATFHAVCLGWVFFRASSVRSALTVIERAATAVVREQMPEGVLEPLLWGVPLLLVVEWLQRGRQHGFELPHATWGVRLAIVVACVIAIATLGPIETVPFIYFQF
- a CDS encoding oxygenase MpaB family protein; this encodes MTVSDRRPTEFRYAENLDRRFPRLVRALGQRVLGFDPAPSDEVVRALASMYYDADPLAEAYVDEVYLRRGTAVGREMLERALAHGVASVEGAPASLVRLLDDVEHDPEWVDWDLVEQGARVFRRWSTDVFRFAGAITLAAYSESSVAKPLALTGAYAGASTKHRFLETAAFWIAVSDPGGLRPGAPGRLSAMRVRMMHVFVRQRLLAHPEWDLHAWGVPISQADALLTLMGGSFGPGLAMHAMGYRTSVREIEATMHFWRYVGHLMGVRPRWYPSSMREAAQLSFVTFVKSARRAGEDGKMLCRSYASAFAPEGDGSFFARMRGELEHRVHLGYTRFFLPAPIYRHNGLPPAGVFALAPLALAPFVLALETARRNVPGAEAISDRVARARRERWLARHLGGRKTEYRPVESFTR
- a CDS encoding EAL domain-containing response regulator; amino-acid sequence: MDDEPAVAAALARVVSGTGADVSVLHDATTALRALETNEYDVVVSDLAMAGMSGTELLRAVRARDLDLPVIQITGAPSVETAAKAVELGAFRYLTKPLSPDVLRKAVLEAAHLRSLARARRGDDRARLDQALRRALKTLRVAYQPIVSCTTRETVGYEALMRSTEPTLTTPMSVIDAAEKLGMLHTLGRRVRNIVAAQLEDAPRATAIFVNLHPSDLADPDLFDPASPLSRVARQVVLELTERASLEAVPDLELRFESLRALGYRLAVDDLGAGYAGLSYFARVQPEIVKVDMSLVRGVDADVVRQRVVHSLVSLATGLGMEVVAEGIETAAERDCVVRLGCTYVQGYALAHPGPAFPSITWP